One window of Desulfobacca acetoxidans DSM 11109 genomic DNA carries:
- the trpA gene encoding tryptophan synthase subunit alpha codes for MKKINAMFKRLAAMGGKALIPYITAGDPDLKTTHDLVLEMARRGADLIELGIPFSDPLADGPTIQAACQRALKQEVNLTKILTLVQSLRQDTDIPLVLMGYYNPILSYGLARLARDAAEIGVNGFIIPDLPGEEARDWHRAACDAGVAPIYLAAPTSGPSRIRKIGALTRGFLYYVSVTGITGARAGLPDDLKTSLAEVRSLIKCPLAVGFGISTPEQVRDLAPYVDGIVVGSAIVQRIACRTGREVVQDIGDFVAELKAPLR; via the coding sequence ATGAAAAAGATCAACGCCATGTTTAAACGGCTGGCGGCAATGGGAGGAAAGGCCCTCATACCCTATATTACCGCGGGGGATCCAGATCTGAAGACGACCCATGACCTGGTATTGGAAATGGCCCGGAGAGGCGCCGATCTCATTGAACTGGGTATCCCATTCTCCGATCCACTGGCCGACGGCCCTACCATCCAGGCCGCCTGCCAACGGGCCCTCAAACAGGAGGTCAACCTGACCAAAATCTTAACGCTGGTACAATCGCTCCGCCAGGATACCGACATACCCCTGGTGCTCATGGGGTATTATAACCCCATCCTTTCTTATGGGCTGGCGCGGCTGGCCCGCGACGCTGCCGAAATCGGGGTGAACGGCTTTATCATCCCGGATCTCCCAGGCGAAGAGGCCAGAGATTGGCATCGCGCCGCCTGCGACGCGGGGGTGGCGCCCATTTATCTGGCCGCACCTACCAGCGGTCCCAGCCGCATCCGGAAGATCGGCGCCTTGACGCGAGGCTTTCTGTACTATGTCTCAGTGACGGGTATTACCGGCGCCCGGGCGGGCCTGCCCGATGACCTCAAAACCTCTCTGGCGGAGGTGCGCAGCCTGATCAAGTGCCCCCTGGCGGTCGGGTTTGGCATCTCTACACCGGAGCAGGTCCGGGACCTGGCTCCATATGTAGACGGCATTGTGGTGGGCAGCGCTATTGTGCAACGGATTGCCTGCCGGACAGGTCGAGAGGTAGTGCAAGATATCGGCGACTTTGTGGCTGAGCTAAAGGCGCCATTGCGATAG
- a CDS encoding nucleoside phosphorylase: MSYLTPPESEEAVITPRRGGTEAPVAPRTLMTFTRPDYFEVCRLAQAKGQARTFADCPVREGCWQGEAITLAGPVLGAPFAVMVLEKLLALGARIVIALGWCGSLRPEVTIGELVLPERAYSEEGTSAHYPGADLEPRPDLRLFQSLNEQLLQSAATFHTGQVWTTDAIYRETKYKVETYGARGMLAVEMEMSALFNVAQYRGAALAGLLVVSDELFNLKWRHGARQEVFQQSRRLAAAVALDALASFQTVATA; this comes from the coding sequence ATGTCGTATCTCACGCCGCCGGAGAGCGAGGAGGCGGTGATCACCCCTCGGCGCGGCGGAACCGAAGCACCGGTTGCGCCGCGCACCCTCATGACTTTCACCCGTCCGGACTATTTTGAGGTCTGCCGTCTGGCCCAGGCCAAGGGACAGGCCCGGACTTTTGCCGATTGCCCGGTTCGGGAGGGATGTTGGCAGGGCGAGGCCATTACCTTAGCAGGGCCTGTCTTAGGGGCGCCGTTCGCGGTGATGGTTTTGGAGAAGCTCCTCGCCCTGGGAGCCCGGATAGTGATAGCTTTGGGTTGGTGTGGGTCGCTGCGCCCTGAGGTTACGATCGGGGAGCTGGTTCTCCCCGAGAGGGCTTATAGTGAAGAGGGAACCTCGGCACATTATCCCGGAGCAGACCTGGAACCTCGGCCAGATTTGCGATTATTTCAAAGCCTTAACGAACAATTACTTCAATCCGCGGCAACGTTTCATACCGGTCAAGTCTGGACTACCGATGCTATCTACCGGGAAACCAAATATAAGGTTGAGACCTACGGCGCCAGGGGTATGCTGGCGGTAGAGATGGAGATGTCGGCCCTGTTCAACGTGGCCCAATATCGCGGCGCGGCGCTTGCCGGACTTCTAGTGGTCTCGGACGAATTATTCAACTTGAAATGGCGCCATGGCGCTCGGCAGGAGGTTTTCCAGCAGAGTCGGCGGTTGGCGGCCGCAGTGGCCTTAGATGCTCTCGCTTCCTTTCAAACAGTTGCCACAGCCTAA